In Bosea sp. (in: a-proteobacteria), one DNA window encodes the following:
- the accC gene encoding acetyl-CoA carboxylase biotin carboxylase subunit, protein MFDKILIANRGEIALRVLRAAKELGIATVAVHSTADANAMHVRLADESVCIGPPPARESYLNIPALIAACEITGADAVHPGYGFLSENARFAEILERHQIAFIGPKPEHIRSMGDKIEAKRTAKRLGIPCVPGSEGGVSDEAEALRIAREIGLPVIIKAAAGGGGKGMKVVRDEEELPVLLATARSEAKANFGDDAVYIEKYLEKPRHIEIQVLGDGRGNAIHLGERDCSLQRRHQKVWEEGPSPALNAGERDRIGEICARAMAELGYLGAGTIEFLYEDGEFYFIEMNTRIQVEHPVTEMITGIDLVNEQIRIAAGAPLSLKQSDIVIDGHAIECRVNAEHPATFRPSPGRITSFHTPGGLGVRVDSAAYQGYAIPPHYDSLVGKLIVHGRNRDECLMRLRRSLDEFVVDGVDTTLPLFRTLVRNPDIINGDYNIHWLEKFLAAGGMGAPDA, encoded by the coding sequence ATGTTCGACAAGATCCTGATCGCCAACCGTGGAGAGATCGCGCTGCGCGTGCTGCGCGCCGCCAAGGAGCTCGGCATCGCCACCGTCGCGGTGCACTCCACCGCCGACGCCAACGCCATGCATGTGCGCCTCGCCGACGAGAGCGTCTGCATCGGCCCCCCGCCCGCCCGCGAGAGCTATCTCAACATCCCGGCGCTGATCGCCGCCTGCGAGATCACCGGGGCGGACGCGGTCCATCCCGGCTACGGCTTCCTCTCCGAGAACGCCCGCTTCGCCGAGATCCTGGAGCGGCACCAGATCGCCTTCATCGGTCCCAAGCCCGAGCATATCCGCAGCATGGGCGACAAAATCGAGGCCAAGCGCACCGCCAAGCGCCTCGGCATCCCCTGCGTGCCCGGCTCCGAGGGCGGCGTCAGCGACGAGGCCGAAGCCCTGCGCATCGCCCGCGAGATCGGCCTGCCGGTGATCATCAAGGCCGCGGCCGGCGGCGGCGGCAAGGGCATGAAGGTGGTCCGCGACGAGGAGGAGCTTCCCGTCCTGCTCGCCACCGCCCGCAGCGAGGCCAAAGCCAATTTCGGCGACGATGCCGTCTATATCGAGAAATATCTCGAGAAGCCGCGGCATATCGAGATCCAGGTGCTCGGCGACGGCCGCGGCAACGCCATCCATCTCGGCGAGCGCGACTGCTCGCTGCAACGGCGCCACCAGAAAGTCTGGGAGGAAGGCCCCTCGCCCGCCCTCAACGCCGGCGAGCGCGACAGGATCGGCGAAATCTGCGCCAGGGCGATGGCCGAGCTCGGCTATCTCGGCGCCGGCACGATCGAGTTCCTCTACGAGGACGGCGAATTCTACTTCATCGAGATGAACACCCGCATCCAGGTCGAGCATCCGGTGACCGAGATGATCACCGGGATCGACCTCGTCAACGAGCAGATCCGCATCGCCGCGGGCGCGCCGCTCTCGCTCAAGCAGTCCGACATCGTCATCGACGGCCATGCCATCGAATGCCGGGTGAACGCCGAGCACCCGGCGACCTTCCGCCCCTCGCCCGGCCGTATCACCTCGTTCCATACGCCGGGCGGGCTTGGCGTGCGCGTCGATTCCGCCGCCTATCAGGGCTATGCGATCCCGCCGCATTACGATTCGCTCGTCGGCAAGCTGATCGTCCATGGCCGCAACCGCGACGAATGCCTGATGCGGCTACGCCGCTCGCTCGACGAGTTCGTGGTCGACGGCGTCGATACGACGCTGCCGCTGTTCCGCACGCTGGTGCGCAACCCCGACATCATCAACGGCGACTACAACATCCACTGGCTGGAGAAATTCCTGGCCGCCGGCGGCATGGGCGCGCCGGACGCCTGA
- a CDS encoding DsbA family protein, whose product MAFPTLTGLARACLRPAALVLGLWLATSAAPAMAQGQPLSPEQRKAVTDLVRETLLKNPEIIQDALIELERRNTLAQADAQRGAVAAEKARITDPATSVVIGNPDGDVTLVEFMDYNCGFCKRAMEDVTALTKADPKLRVVLKDFPILGPDSVEASRIAVAAKNQLQGQKYFDFHNKLMGVKGKVNAAKALEIAKEAGADVEQIKKDVKAPATMAAIEDTMALGDRLGLTGTPAFIIGDEIVFGAVGQAALRQKIDSVRRCGKTDCAG is encoded by the coding sequence ATGGCTTTCCCGACCCTCACCGGCCTGGCGCGCGCCTGCCTGCGGCCGGCCGCGCTGGTGCTCGGCCTCTGGCTCGCGACCTCGGCCGCCCCGGCCATGGCGCAAGGCCAGCCGCTCTCGCCCGAGCAGCGCAAGGCAGTGACCGACCTCGTCCGCGAGACGCTCCTTAAGAACCCCGAGATCATCCAGGATGCGCTGATCGAGCTGGAGCGGCGCAACACGCTCGCCCAGGCCGATGCCCAGCGCGGCGCGGTCGCGGCCGAGAAGGCCCGCATCACCGATCCGGCGACATCGGTGGTCATCGGCAATCCCGATGGCGACGTCACCCTCGTCGAGTTCATGGATTACAATTGCGGCTTCTGCAAAAGGGCGATGGAGGACGTCACCGCGCTCACCAAGGCCGATCCGAAGCTGCGCGTCGTGCTCAAGGACTTTCCGATCCTCGGCCCCGATTCGGTCGAGGCGAGCCGCATCGCCGTCGCCGCCAAGAACCAGCTCCAGGGCCAGAAATATTTCGACTTCCACAACAAGCTGATGGGCGTGAAGGGCAAGGTGAACGCGGCCAAGGCGCTCGAGATCGCCAAGGAGGCCGGCGCCGATGTCGAACAGATCAAGAAGGACGTGAAGGCACCCGCCACCATGGCCGCGATCGAGGACACCATGGCGCTCGGCGACCGCCTCGGCCTCACCGGCACGCCCGCCTTCATCATCGGCGACGAGATCGTCTTCGGCGCGGTCGGCCAGGCGGCGCTCAGGCAGAAGATCGACTCCGTGCGCCGCTGCGGCAAGACCGACTGCGCCGGCTGA
- the aroQ gene encoding type II 3-dehydroquinate dehydratase, with protein sequence MVAVHVLNGPNLNLLGTREPATYGAVTLAGVEERLSRKAEAAGVALTFRQTNSEGELVSFVQEAGLGGAGIIINAGAYTHTSVALRDAIKGVDALAIEVHISNVHAREDFRHHSYMAPVCVGVICGFGVASYELAFDAIVPLMEKRARTAA encoded by the coding sequence ATGGTCGCCGTCCACGTCCTGAACGGACCCAATCTCAACCTGCTCGGAACCCGCGAGCCCGCGACCTACGGCGCGGTCACGCTCGCCGGCGTCGAGGAGCGGCTCAGCCGCAAGGCCGAGGCAGCCGGCGTCGCCCTCACCTTCCGCCAGACCAATTCCGAGGGCGAGCTCGTGAGCTTCGTCCAGGAGGCCGGGCTTGGCGGCGCCGGCATCATCATCAATGCCGGGGCCTATACCCATACCTCGGTGGCGCTGCGCGACGCGATCAAGGGCGTCGACGCGCTGGCGATCGAGGTCCATATCTCGAACGTGCATGCGCGCGAGGACTTCCGGCACCATTCCTACATGGCGCCGGTCTGCGTCGGCGTGATCTGCGGCTTCGGCGTCGCGAGCTATGAGCTGGCTTTCGACGCCATCGTGCCGCTCATGGAGAAGCGGGCGCGGACAGCCGCCTGA
- the accB gene encoding acetyl-CoA carboxylase biotin carboxyl carrier protein, with protein MATKSPIDPDLVRELAELLNETDLTEIEVEKGDLRVRVARSITATVQVPAAAPLAAPPAAAAPAPAEAKPAAHPGAVPSPMVGTAYRRPSPEAKPFVEVGSLVKQGERILLVEAMKTFNDIVAPRAGKVTAILVEDGQPVEYGEPLLVIE; from the coding sequence ATGGCGACCAAGAGCCCGATCGACCCCGACCTCGTCCGCGAACTCGCCGAGCTTTTGAACGAGACCGATCTCACAGAGATCGAGGTCGAGAAGGGCGATCTGCGCGTCCGCGTCGCCCGCAGCATCACGGCGACCGTCCAGGTGCCCGCCGCCGCGCCGCTCGCCGCGCCGCCGGCCGCGGCAGCGCCCGCCCCCGCCGAGGCGAAGCCCGCCGCCCATCCCGGCGCCGTGCCCTCGCCCATGGTCGGCACCGCCTATCGCCGCCCCTCGCCGGAAGCAAAGCCCTTCGTCGAGGTCGGCAGCCTGGTGAAGCAGGGCGAGCGCATCCTGCTCGTCGAGGCGATGAAGACCTTCAACGACATCGTCGCCCCGCGCGCCGGCAAGGTTACGGCCATCCTGGTCGAGGACGGCCAGCCGGTCGAATATGGCGAGCCGCTCCTGGTGATCGAGTGA